AATATTTGCATTTATACCCGATTCATTAATATTAACATCAACATGAATTCCTCCCGAATTATCATACACTTCTTCTCTGACAACAACATCATTATGTGCATGATTATCATCGTGCACAACAACTACTTCTTCAACAACATCATAGACAACAGGAGCCTCTGAATAATAACGAATAATATTCACCCCGTTCTTATTTTTTTTAATAACATAAGTAACCTCCATATCGGGTTTGGTATAAACATTTTTCTCAATATTCGGAATAGTTTTATCCTCAAAAATTATTTTCACTTTATAATTTGGTGCTGTTAACTCTGTAATTTTTACATTAGTTTGATAATTTTGATTTTCCTGAATTCCGTTCATAATAACATGAAAAGGGTATCCGTCTTCAGAGAAGAAGACAAGATTTGACATTGGTTGCGAAAAAGTAAGACTTGTTCCGAAAAGAACAATAAACAAGGGTAAAATTAATTTTTTCATTTTTTTTTTGCAATATAACAATAGTTTTAGGTGTAAAACAAATTTTTTCTATCTGCTTAGTAACTACAAATAATTAGAATATCGTTTCTCTGCCACAACAGCCGACAGGTTAACACGCAGGTATTGAGTGTTTTGCATAATTTTTTATCACAACAAAACAATAAACCAATAACTTTTACAGCGTATTTTTTATAAAAAATCTATTCCTAAAATAGTTATGTCATCAAATAAGGCAGGATTTCCTTTTTTAAGATTTAAATTTTTTTGAAGACATAAAAAGTTTTTATCAACAGTTAGCTGATTTGTCATGCATTTTTTTAATTCAACGAGGCCGATTTCTTCTTTGTTTTCATTTTCAAGTTCTGTTAATCCGTCAGTAAAACAAATTAATTTTGTAGGATTTGGTAATATTTTAACACCTTCATTCATGAAAGGTATTTCGTCTAACATACCTATACCGGGACAGCCGTCTTTCAATTCAACGATTTTTTCAGTAACTTTATCAAATAATAAAGGAGGGTTATGCCCTGCATTAATATATCTTAGTTCTCTTGTTTCTGAATTATATTTTCCGACAAATATTGTTATGAATTTTTCTCCTTGCGCACTTTCAACAACCCTGCCGTTTAGCAGATTAATAAGTTCAGGTAATTTTAATCCGGTTGTGAGATATGCCTTTAAACTTGCTTGAAAGTTTGACATTAATAAAGCTGCTGAAATTCCTTTTCCCGAAACATCTGCAACACAAAAAAAATATTCATTTTCTGAAAGTCTTTCAAAATCATAATAATCACCGCCGACATCAAAATGCGGTAAATAAAATGAGTCAACGAAAATAGCTTCATTTTTCGGAAATAAACTTGTATCCGGAATAAGCATATTTTGCATTCTGGAGGCTAATTCCATCTCCTTTTTCAATCTTGCTTGTTGGAGATTTTCTTCATAGAGTCTTTTATTTTCAACAGCAACAAAAATGACATTTGTTAAAGTTTGAATAAAATGAAGATGTTTTATGGTAGGGCTTACTCCTTCTTTTTCTTCTTCCACATCACCAATTAAAACATATGCTATTGGTTTTGTATCATGAAAAACAGGAATAATAAAATCGTATGAACTTAATTTAAGGTTATCAGTTGATGGTGTTGTAGTAATTTCTTCATGTTTCAAAAGATCTTCTTCTACAATGATGTTTGCAAATTCTTTATTCTTGGCCCCTGATTCCAGCATTATTTTCCATGTCTTGCTGAATGCATATACAACAACTTTCCCGATATTTAGCTCTTGCAGAAGGATATGCTCAAATGTTGAAAGTATTTTTTCAACAGAAAGGTTATCATTAATGGCATTCGTAATTTCAAGTAATGAACTTAACTTGAAATTACAAAATTTCAGTCGTCTTATTGATGATTTTGAAGCCATTGACTATGTTTTTAAACGTTCAGAATATTCTCTTGTTCTTGTATCAATTTTTAAAACATCATCAATATTTATAAACAGCGGAACTTTTATTTCGGCTCCGGTTTCAAGTTTAGCCGGTTTTGTTGTGTTTGAAGATGCTGTATCTCCTTTAAATCCGGGCTCTGTATATTCGACTTTAAGCTCAACAAAATCAGGTAAATCACAAGACAATACTTGATTGTTTTCTGCCCTGAACAACATTTCAACTTCTTGCCCGTCTTTCATTAAGTCGTTATTATCAACAACATGCTCTTGCAATGTAATTTGTTCATAGGTTTTTTGATGCATAAAAACATAGCCCATATCATCTTTATACAAAAACTGATAAGGATGTCTTTCAACTCTTACTTCTTGAACCTTAACGCCGGAAGTGAATGTTTTTTCTAATGTTTTTCCGGTAGATAAGCTTTTCAATTTTGTTCTGACAAAAGCCGGCCCTTTTCCGGGTTTAACATGCTGGAAATAAATTATTTTATATAAGTCGTCTTTTAATTCTATTGTTAATCCGTTTCTGAAATCTGCTGTTGTTGCCATATATTAATATTTGTTTTTGCAAATTTAATCAATTTTAAAAAGTATTCATTATTTTTGGACAAATTATTAAACATAACAAAAGGATATATGCAAAAATTACTCTTAATATTACTGTCCGGATTATTTCTTTTTAGTTGCAACGAAGAAGAACCGGAAGAAATTCAAAGCGGTTTTGATACGTTTTATGACCTGCATGAAAATGATGAAGGTGTTTTGACATTCGGGATGCCTGTTTTTATTTTTAAGTTGTTTATTAATATCAATAATAAAGATGTTGAAGATGCAGTTGATCAAATTGAAAGCATTGACTTATTCATAAATGATGAAGCTGACGATGCTTTTGTAAAAGATTTATATAAACATTTTCCGATAAAAATATATAAAACTTTATTGAACATAAAAGATAAGGATACAAATATTAAGTTTCTTGTAAGAGAAAAAAAGGAGAAAGTAGATGAGCTTATAATGATTGTTAATGAAAAACCGGACAACACATGTGTTATAATGCGTATCGGAGGTAGTTTCAATGTTAAAAGTGTTGAAAAAATGGCTGAGAAAATTGACATTTCCGGGATTGTGAAATATAGATAAAAAATGCCCGATTGAAAAAATTCAACCGGGCATCATTAATAACTATGGCGTAGTTAATTATTATATTAATCCTGTTCCGAATTCCAAACCGAAAAAGATTGTTTTAAACTAATGATTAATTGCAATTGAAATTCCGCCGTAATACATAATCCCATATACAGGTGCATACATAAATGCCGCATCGTCAGTATGTTTTTCATCCGCAGTATAATTAAAAATATTATTTGCTCCTGCATATAACTTTAATCCTTTTATGGTTTTTGAAACTCTTGCACTGCAAAGCATAAAAGGGTCTGTTTTTTTAATTTTTGTTTGGTCACCGATAACAGGGTCAATTTCTTCATTAAAATAATCTATATACATTTCTCCTTGATAGTTGCCGGATATTGCAAAACTCCAATCTTTCGGACTGTATTCTAATTTTATATTTCCGGTTGTCGCAGGGAATCGTGAAATGTATTTGCTTTGTTCTGCATATTCTGTTTCTGTCCAATCTTCTCTGGCATTATTATATTCTCCTTGATTATATGTAAAATCAAAACCTAAATCTAAATCTTTGATTAAGTTTGTCATAACAGACACTTCTATGCCCTGAACGAAAGCATTATCAATGTTTTTCCACTGATAATCATAACCGAGAGCTGCAACATCAGCTTCTGCATCTGTAAAAGCAATTTTATCTTTTAAATCTGTTCTGAATATATTTATACTGCTCCTGATTTTATAACCGTAATAATCGGCAGACAGATTATAACTGACAGAAGTTTCCGGTTTTAAATCTGTTGATTTCCAAACTCTCGGTGAACCGCTGCATAAATGCAAGTCTTCAGAAAATCCGTATGGTGACCGAAATCCGGTTCCTGCATTTGCTCTTAATATGATGTTTTTCGAGATGTTATATTTTAATGCAATTCTCGGATTAATACTTGTTTCATTAAATTCATTCTTTGGGAACATAGTTGTTTCAAAAACCTGTTTATCAGCTTTATATTCTTCACTTGAATTATGAATGTCATATCTTACACCCGGAACTATTGTCAATTTATCGTTTAATTTCCATTCATTCTGAATAAATATTCCTAATTCGGACGCAGATTTATTACTTGTTGATTTATACGAACTTCCGATATATTGACTTGCAGGGTCAACAACAACATACATTCCTGATTCTTTAAGTTTGTTATAAAAATTTTGTGTACCTATCAGCAGATGGTGGTTTTTGATTTTTATTCCGTAAGTTAATGTCCCGGTTATTGAATTTTCATTTGCAAGATATGGCCTCATTTCTCTTAAATCGGGAACACTGTCATTGTGAGTGCTCATATAATCGCCTAAATATGAGTCGTTTGTAGCGTCTCTGTTATGATTGGCGTAAGCGAGTGAAAAATTAATATCAGAATTATTTTTGAATTTTTTATTATATGACAATTCTGATTCATACCTGTCAGTGGTAATACATTCTGTTCCGTCGGTAAGCGGATTTTTATAATAATCATCATTCATTGTTCCGCCCTGCCTTTTTTCATTCAGATATCTTCCCCTGATAATAAGTTTATCATTTTTTGAAAACAAGTCATTTATATACAATCCGAATCCTGCATTATTGAGATTAGAAGAAACCCTGTCAGAAATCCCGTCTTTGTTTTTAACTTCGTCATGTGTCAGTCCGTCTGATGTTTCATCAATTGCATCACCTGTAAGTTTTTGAGCAAAAATATTTAAACCAATATTCCCTTTCTCATTTCTGATAGATGATGATATATTATACCTGTTTGTATTATAATTCCCAAATTGTAATCCTACTTTTGTTGTCGGCACATAGGACGGTTCTTTTGTTATAATGTTTATTGCCCCTGCAACAGCACTGCTTCCGTAAAGTGCGGAACCTGCTCCTTTAACAATTTCAACTCTGTCAATATCATTTGCACTGATTTGTTGCAGCCCGTAAACTCCCGCCAAACCGGAATACATTGGCTGTCCGTTTATTAAAACCTGTGTATGCTCTGCTCCGAGCCCCTGCATTCTAACCATTGAAAAATCACAAAATTGACATTGTTTTTCTACTCTTATTCCGGGTATTCCTTCCAAAACTTCAAAAAGATTATTAGCGTTTTTTGTTTCAATTGCTTTCGATGTTATAACTTCTGTTCTTACAGGAACATTTTTTACGTAATGTTCAGTTTTGGTACCTGTAACAACGACCTGTTCTAATTGTAAAACATCTTCTTCCAGTTCAAAAAATAATTCTGTTGCTTTTCCGGCTTTCATTTCAACCACTTTTTCCTGTGTAATATAACCAATACCGTGAGCAATAATTGTTATTTCCCCGACAGGTAAATTTGC
The DNA window shown above is from Bacteroidales bacterium and carries:
- a CDS encoding DUF4476 domain-containing protein gives rise to the protein MKKLILPLFIVLFGTSLTFSQPMSNLVFFSEDGYPFHVIMNGIQENQNYQTNVKITELTAPNYKVKIIFEDKTIPNIEKNVYTKPDMEVTYVIKKNKNGVNIIRYYSEAPVVYDVVEEVVVVHDDNHAHNDVVVREEVYDNSGGIHVDVNINESGINANIDINETDAYYNENVVEHETHYVVEEGHSDNIYHMPGYSGPVGCDWPMSPGDFQNARNTISNADFEDDKLTISKQIVGMNCLTVQQVKQLGMLFDFEDTKLEFAKFAYGRTFDLGNYYQLNDMFDFSSSIDELNKYINSHK
- a CDS encoding PP2C family protein-serine/threonine phosphatase; the protein is MASKSSIRRLKFCNFKLSSLLEITNAINDNLSVEKILSTFEHILLQELNIGKVVVYAFSKTWKIMLESGAKNKEFANIIVEEDLLKHEEITTTPSTDNLKLSSYDFIIPVFHDTKPIAYVLIGDVEEEKEGVSPTIKHLHFIQTLTNVIFVAVENKRLYEENLQQARLKKEMELASRMQNMLIPDTSLFPKNEAIFVDSFYLPHFDVGGDYYDFERLSENEYFFCVADVSGKGISAALLMSNFQASLKAYLTTGLKLPELINLLNGRVVESAQGEKFITIFVGKYNSETRELRYINAGHNPPLLFDKVTEKIVELKDGCPGIGMLDEIPFMNEGVKILPNPTKLICFTDGLTELENENKEEIGLVELKKCMTNQLTVDKNFLCLQKNLNLKKGNPALFDDITILGIDFL
- the efp gene encoding elongation factor P, with translation MATTADFRNGLTIELKDDLYKIIYFQHVKPGKGPAFVRTKLKSLSTGKTLEKTFTSGVKVQEVRVERHPYQFLYKDDMGYVFMHQKTYEQITLQEHVVDNNDLMKDGQEVEMLFRAENNQVLSCDLPDFVELKVEYTEPGFKGDTASSNTTKPAKLETGAEIKVPLFINIDDVLKIDTRTREYSERLKT
- a CDS encoding DUF4252 domain-containing protein — protein: MQKLLLILLSGLFLFSCNEEEPEEIQSGFDTFYDLHENDEGVLTFGMPVFIFKLFININNKDVEDAVDQIESIDLFINDEADDAFVKDLYKHFPIKIYKTLLNIKDKDTNIKFLVREKKEKVDELIMIVNEKPDNTCVIMRIGGSFNVKSVEKMAEKIDISGIVKYR
- a CDS encoding TonB-dependent receptor, whose product is MKILIIITTAILISFSMFSQTNEKTDAMLFGDVKCKGEHIPYINILVERTNMGTMTDGTGHYKLANLPVGEITIIAHGIGYITQEKVVEMKAGKATELFFELEEDVLQLEQVVVTGTKTEHYVKNVPVRTEVITSKAIETKNANNLFEVLEGIPGIRVEKQCQFCDFSMVRMQGLGAEHTQVLINGQPMYSGLAGVYGLQQISANDIDRVEIVKGAGSALYGSSAVAGAINIITKEPSYVPTTKVGLQFGNYNTNRYNISSSIRNEKGNIGLNIFAQKLTGDAIDETSDGLTHDEVKNKDGISDRVSSNLNNAGFGLYINDLFSKNDKLIIRGRYLNEKRQGGTMNDDYYKNPLTDGTECITTDRYESELSYNKKFKNNSDINFSLAYANHNRDATNDSYLGDYMSTHNDSVPDLREMRPYLANENSITGTLTYGIKIKNHHLLIGTQNFYNKLKESGMYVVVDPASQYIGSSYKSTSNKSASELGIFIQNEWKLNDKLTIVPGVRYDIHNSSEEYKADKQVFETTMFPKNEFNETSINPRIALKYNISKNIILRANAGTGFRSPYGFSEDLHLCSGSPRVWKSTDLKPETSVSYNLSADYYGYKIRSSINIFRTDLKDKIAFTDAEADVAALGYDYQWKNIDNAFVQGIEVSVMTNLIKDLDLGFDFTYNQGEYNNAREDWTETEYAEQSKYISRFPATTGNIKLEYSPKDWSFAISGNYQGEMYIDYFNEEIDPVIGDQTKIKKTDPFMLCSARVSKTIKGLKLYAGANNIFNYTADEKHTDDAAFMYAPVYGIMYYGGISIAINH